A single Carnobacterium inhibens subsp. inhibens DSM 13024 DNA region contains:
- a CDS encoding YesL family protein, whose product MKKFDLTNSVVEGTEWISRLAIANLVWLLFSLPLITLVPATGALFQLMSDWSNGETAKPIFRTFMHYFKQNFWSSFKIGLPICFIMFILFLDSWFLNTQMTATAGIQIYKYALYTFGILFGLTSLYSCPLSKKENVSVSRLFLTGMVIMISQPLISLLLLISIIVMVIVLLKWPVLGFFFLVSLVAWLATLAMEKAYKKTAKNIVKE is encoded by the coding sequence ATGAAAAAATTTGATTTAACAAATAGTGTGGTTGAAGGAACAGAATGGATCTCCCGTTTAGCCATTGCTAATCTAGTATGGCTGTTATTTTCCCTGCCTCTGATTACACTCGTTCCAGCAACTGGTGCGTTGTTTCAATTAATGAGTGACTGGTCTAATGGAGAAACGGCTAAACCTATTTTTCGTACTTTTATGCATTATTTTAAACAAAACTTTTGGAGTAGTTTTAAGATTGGATTGCCAATTTGCTTCATTATGTTTATTTTATTTTTAGATAGTTGGTTTTTAAATACCCAGATGACCGCTACAGCAGGCATACAAATCTATAAATACGCTCTTTATACTTTTGGCATATTATTTGGATTAACTTCTTTATACAGCTGTCCATTATCAAAAAAAGAGAATGTATCTGTATCTCGCCTTTTTTTAACAGGTATGGTAATAATGATCAGTCAACCACTAATCAGCTTATTATTGCTAATCAGTATAATTGTTATGGTAATAGTTTTATTAAAATGGCCAGTGTTGGGTTTCTTTTTTTTAGTAAGCCTAGTTGCTTGGCTAGCAACGCTTGCAATGGAAAAAGCGTACAAAAAAACAGCGAAAAATATAGTTAAAGAGTAA
- a CDS encoding carbohydrate ABC transporter permease, with protein MVFTSLKPMEEVVQFPPTFFPETFQWSNYTETIQAFPFFQYMKNTLYITFFVVLGNVVSNSFIAYGFAKISFPGKKFLFSLVLATMMIPGFVTMIPQYILFTKIGWVGTYLPLIVPSFFGSAFNIFLMRQFYLSINDELIEAAQIDGANHLFIWSRLMVPLTKPALITIGITSFNGAWNDFLGPLLYIHDEDMYTLQIGLQSFQSQSSTQWNYLMAGATLVMIPTVLLFFFAQKYFIQGMDLTGGTKG; from the coding sequence ATGGTTTTTACTTCTTTGAAACCAATGGAAGAAGTTGTTCAGTTTCCACCAACTTTCTTCCCTGAGACATTTCAATGGTCTAATTATACTGAAACCATTCAAGCTTTTCCATTTTTCCAATACATGAAAAACACATTGTATATCACTTTTTTTGTGGTTCTTGGAAATGTGGTATCTAATTCATTTATTGCATATGGTTTTGCTAAAATTTCTTTTCCAGGCAAAAAGTTCTTATTTTCTTTAGTGTTAGCAACTATGATGATACCTGGATTTGTTACTATGATCCCACAATACATTTTATTCACCAAAATCGGATGGGTAGGAACTTATTTACCGCTGATTGTGCCCTCATTTTTTGGAAGTGCATTTAATATCTTTTTGATGCGTCAATTTTATCTTTCCATTAATGACGAATTAATTGAAGCAGCTCAAATAGATGGAGCCAACCACTTATTTATTTGGAGCCGTTTGATGGTCCCTTTAACTAAGCCTGCCTTAATTACGATCGGGATTACTTCTTTTAATGGAGCATGGAATGATTTTCTTGGGCCATTGCTTTATATTCATGATGAAGATATGTATACACTACAAATCGGTTTGCAATCGTTCCAAAGTCAATCTTCTACTCAGTGGAACTATTTAATGGCGGGGGCAACTCTGGTTATGATTCCAACAGTACTGTTATTCTTCTTTGCTCAAAAATACTTTATTCAAGGAATGGATTTAACTGGTGGAACAAAAGGTTAG